Proteins from one Caulobacter sp. 73W genomic window:
- the pgl gene encoding 6-phosphogluconolactonase produces the protein MAEIETFASREAAYDAAAEAMADALRAGLRAKGYASLAGAGGTTPAPVYERLSKVELAWDQVTTALVDERFVPNTAPDSNEKLIREHLLKDRAAVAKFLPMYSDGSPSEAASVASKSHGRILPLDAVLLGMGEDGHFASLFPGNPALDEGLDLSSRKVVLAAPAGEPAPPQTRLTFTLAALVQSRSLILLVTGAAKKAVVEAALADPARYPIGAVLAQSKAPVRVLWAA, from the coding sequence ATGGCTGAGATCGAGACCTTCGCCAGCCGCGAAGCCGCCTATGACGCGGCGGCCGAGGCCATGGCCGACGCCCTGCGCGCCGGCCTGCGAGCCAAGGGCTACGCCAGCCTTGCCGGGGCGGGGGGCACGACCCCGGCTCCGGTCTATGAGCGGCTGTCGAAGGTGGAGCTGGCCTGGGATCAGGTGACGACCGCCCTGGTCGATGAGCGTTTCGTCCCCAACACCGCGCCCGACAGCAACGAGAAGCTGATTCGCGAGCATCTGCTGAAGGACCGCGCGGCGGTCGCCAAGTTCCTGCCGATGTATTCCGACGGCTCGCCCAGCGAGGCCGCGTCGGTGGCGTCCAAGTCGCACGGCAGGATCCTGCCGCTGGACGCCGTGCTGCTGGGCATGGGTGAGGACGGCCACTTCGCCTCGCTGTTCCCGGGCAATCCCGCCCTGGACGAGGGTTTGGATCTCTCGTCGCGCAAGGTGGTTCTGGCCGCGCCCGCCGGCGAGCCGGCCCCGCCGCAGACCCGCCTGACCTTCACCCTGGCCGCCCTGGTCCAGAGCCGCAGCCTGATCCTGCTGGTCACCGGCGCGGCCAAGAAGGCGGTGGTCGAGGCGGCCCTCGCCGACCCCGCGCGTTATCCCATCGGCGCCGTGCTGGCGCAGAGCAAAGCCCCTGTCCGCGT